TCAACGACCTTGGCAAACCATCAACCAAATCCTCAAGAATACGTTATCAACCATTTCGTTGGCTGATCTCAAGAGCTGCTCATGATCCAAGAATTGACCGAAAAAAGTTACGCTTACGGCTTTGTAACGGACATTGAATCCGACACCCTTCCTCCTGGCCTCAACGAAGACGTGATTCGCTTTATTTCGAAAACAAAGGAAGAACCCGAGTGGTTACTGCACTGGCGCCTCAAAGCCTTTGAACATTGGAAAACCCTTCGTGAACCGCATTGGGCTCACCTCAACTATCCTCCAATCGACTATCAAGCAATCTGCTACTACTCCGCTCCAAAACCCAAAAAGCAGCTGAAGAGCCTGGATGAGCTGGATCCTGAGATTTTAAAAACCTATCAAAAACTGGGCATCCCACTTCGTGAGCAAGAAAAATTCGCCAATGTAGCGGTGGATGCCGTATTTGACAGCGTGTCCGTAGCAACGACTTTCAAAGAACGCTTATCGAAAGTAGGAGTCGTTTTTTGTTCATTCTCCGAAGCCGTCCGAAATTACCCGGAATTGGTACGCTCTTATCTCGGAACAGTGGTCCCGATGGCTGACAATTTTTTTTCAGCCCTTAATTCGGCTGTCTTTAGCGATGGCTCGTTTTGCTACATCCCCAAAGGTGTTCGTTGTCCCATGGAGCTGTCGACTTATTTTCGCATTAACTCCGCAAATACCGGGCAATTTGAAAGAACCTTGATCGTTGCAGAAGAAGGCAGTTACGTATCGTATCTGGAAGGCTGCACCGCTCCGATGCGCGATGAAAATCAGCTTCACGCTGCGGTGGTTGAACTGATCGCGCTCGATCGTGCCGAGATTAAATACTCCACCGTTCAGAATTGGTACCCGGGCGATGAAAACGGCAAAGGTGGTATCTACAACTTTGTCACTAAGCGTGGAGCTTGCCGAGGATACAAATCCAAAATTTCTTGGACGCAAGTGGAAACCGGATCGGCCATTACCTGGAAATACCCGAGCGTGCTCTTACAAGGCGATGAATCTTCGGGAGAGTTTTATTCCGTTGCAGTGACTAACCACTGCCAGCAAGCCGATACCGGAACTAAAATGATCCACATCGGTAAAAATACAAGCAGCACCATTATTTCCAAAGGCATCAGCGCGGGGAAAAGTCAAAATTCCTATCGAGGTTTGGTTCGCGTACAGAAAGGGGCTGAAAATGCTCGAAACTATTCACAATGCGATTCGCTCTTATTTCGAAATGAATGTGGAGCCAATACCTACCCATACATCGATGCTCGCCATCCAACTGCGCAGATTGAGCACGAAGCAACCACTTCGAGAGTGAGCGATGATCAAATTTTCTACTGCCAACAACGAGGCATTTCAACGGAAGATGCCATCAATTTGATTGTAAACGGATTTTGCAAAAGCGTATTTCGCAAGCTCCCCATGGAGTTTGCTGTGGAAGCGCAAAAATTATTGGGAATCTCACTGGAAGGAGCCGTTGGATAATATGCTAAAGATTCAAGGACTGAATGTTCGAACAGGCGATAAGCCTATTTTAAAAGGCCTCTCACTTGAGATCAAGTCGGGCGAAGTGCATGCGATCATGGGCCCCAATGGTTCCGGGAAAAGCACTCTTTCTCAGGTTTTGGCGGGCCATTCAGCTTATACCATCGAATCCGGCTCTGTTTCGTTTAAAAATCAAGATCTGTTCCTCTTATCGCCTGAGCAAAGAGCCTTGGAAGGTCTTTTTTTAGCCTTTCAGTACCCGATCGAAATTCCTGGGGTCAACAACACTTATTTCTTAAAAGCGGCCATGAATGCCAAACGTCGTCACTTAGGCTTGCCTGAGATGGATGCTGTGGATTTCTTAAAGAAAATTCAAGAAAAAATGGCACTTTTAAAAATGGACAAAGCTTTTTTAGAACGCAACGTCAACGAAGGATTTTCAGGGGGCGAAAAGAAGCGCAATGAAGCCTTGCAAATTGCTTTACTCGAACCTGATTTAGCGATTTTAGATGAAACGGATTCAGGTCTTGATATCGATGCACTTCGGATCGTCGCCGCAAATATTAACGCGCTTCGCCATGCCAACCGCAGCTTTTTATTGGTGACACACTATCAAAGATTGCTGGACTATATTGTGCCTGACTATGTCCATGTACTGCGCGATGGTGCCATCGTTCAAACTGGCCCGAAAGAGCTGGCGCTTTCTCTGGAGCAAACAGGCTATGATTCAACGCATTGAGAAAGATCAGACTGAGCAGAGAGTCGTCTTGCTAGAGAACCATGCAGAACAAGTATTTGAGCTCGAAGCCCATTCTCACCTGAACTACACCTGCCTGTCGCTCGCTCAGAAAGATTTAAGGCATTCGATCCGAGTCCTCTTTCTCGGAGAGCACGCTTCGTGCACAATTAAAATTCTTGATTTTGCTAAATATAACAGCAAGTTAGAGTCTACTATTCATGTAATACATCAAGTCTCTAATTGCAGCAGCTCGGTTTTGCATAAGGGCCTCTATCGAGATGCTTCGCAAGGTTCTTTTCATGCGCAAGTGAACGTTGGTGCAAAAACAATGGGATCGGAGGCGGTCCAAATGCATCGAAGCCTTTTGCTATCGCCCGATGCACGGTGCCAAGCAGATCCCCATTTGGTCATTCAGACGGATTCGGTGAAATGCAAGCATGGGGTCACAGTTGGGCAGCTTGATGACAAGGCTCTTTTTTACCTACAAGCTCGAGGATTGAGCATCTTGGAAGCTCAACGCCTGCTCATACAAGCGTTTTCAAATGAAATCATTGGCCAGTTCCCTGAATTTCAAAAGCGAGTCGAAGCATGGATATAGCCCAGCAATTTCCCCTTTTAAACCGGCTAGTACATGGCCGTCGTCTGGTTTACTTAGATACAGCGGCAACGGCTTTAAAACCTCTGTGCGTTATCGAGGCAGAACGTGCCTATGAACAGGAGTTTTGCGCGAACGTGCACCGTGGCGTTCACGCTCTGAGTGAACAAGCCACACGCGAATTTGAATCGGCTCGTTCGGAGGTTCAGCATTTCATCCAAGCTCCCTCGACCCAAGAAATTATTTTCACTTCTGGAACTACCGAGTCGATTAATTTACTCGCTCATTCTTATTCAAAAGCCTTTTTGAAGCCTGGTGATGAGATATGGATTTCTAGCCTGGAGCATCACTCGAACTTG
The Myxococcaceae bacterium genome window above contains:
- the sufB gene encoding Fe-S cluster assembly protein SufB, whose protein sequence is MIQELTEKSYAYGFVTDIESDTLPPGLNEDVIRFISKTKEEPEWLLHWRLKAFEHWKTLREPHWAHLNYPPIDYQAICYYSAPKPKKQLKSLDELDPEILKTYQKLGIPLREQEKFANVAVDAVFDSVSVATTFKERLSKVGVVFCSFSEAVRNYPELVRSYLGTVVPMADNFFSALNSAVFSDGSFCYIPKGVRCPMELSTYFRINSANTGQFERTLIVAEEGSYVSYLEGCTAPMRDENQLHAAVVELIALDRAEIKYSTVQNWYPGDENGKGGIYNFVTKRGACRGYKSKISWTQVETGSAITWKYPSVLLQGDESSGEFYSVAVTNHCQQADTGTKMIHIGKNTSSTIISKGISAGKSQNSYRGLVRVQKGAENARNYSQCDSLLFRNECGANTYPYIDARHPTAQIEHEATTSRVSDDQIFYCQQRGISTEDAINLIVNGFCKSVFRKLPMEFAVEAQKLLGISLEGAVG
- the sufC gene encoding Fe-S cluster assembly ATPase SufC, translating into MLKIQGLNVRTGDKPILKGLSLEIKSGEVHAIMGPNGSGKSTLSQVLAGHSAYTIESGSVSFKNQDLFLLSPEQRALEGLFLAFQYPIEIPGVNNTYFLKAAMNAKRRHLGLPEMDAVDFLKKIQEKMALLKMDKAFLERNVNEGFSGGEKKRNEALQIALLEPDLAILDETDSGLDIDALRIVAANINALRHANRSFLLVTHYQRLLDYIVPDYVHVLRDGAIVQTGPKELALSLEQTGYDSTH
- a CDS encoding SufD family Fe-S cluster assembly protein, translating into MIQRIEKDQTEQRVVLLENHAEQVFELEAHSHLNYTCLSLAQKDLRHSIRVLFLGEHASCTIKILDFAKYNSKLESTIHVIHQVSNCSSSVLHKGLYRDASQGSFHAQVNVGAKTMGSEAVQMHRSLLLSPDARCQADPHLVIQTDSVKCKHGVTVGQLDDKALFYLQARGLSILEAQRLLIQAFSNEIIGQFPEFQKRVEAWI